The Clostridium sp. AWRP genome has a window encoding:
- a CDS encoding ASKHA domain-containing protein — protein sequence MNILNKKFELIINSEKGKDIIRVKPGKNLFNVLMDKGIFIDSPCNGKGICGKCKVKVIKGLKEPTPLDIKQLTKEELESGFRLSCNFTINEDAEIVLLEKNKDMEVLINGTEQQYTLDTVVKKKYLVIEKPSINDQRDDYRRLSDACESDDLLIGLQYLPQISNLLRGADFNVTASLYKNRLLHLEKGNCLQQNYGLAVDIGTTTIVIYLLNLNDGKVIDIDSRVNNQRSYGADVVSRINFTIENPKGLGILRDNIISQLNDMIELLCKKNSISEDNIYDIVIVGNTIMIHLLLGLPCENITKSPYIPVVTKALELEAKEIGINTKGMVSLLPGISAFVGSDITAGILSCGMLNSEKYSLLLDLGTNGEIALGNKNEVVTCSTAAGPAFEGTNIKHGIGAVKGAISKVDLSRDKIYETIGNEKPCGICGSGVLDAVAQFVKFGILDEAGRMAGADEVENKDYQNRIVEIDNMRQFILVQNSIHEESITFTQKDVREVQLAKAAVCAGIKILLKEKNINFNEIEKVYIGGGFGNYMDIESSIDIGMIPKELKGKIESVGNCAGGGAKTYLLSKQIRESAVDIINKTTYIELSKREDFQEYFIDSMILD from the coding sequence ATGAATATTTTGAATAAGAAATTTGAACTTATTATTAATTCAGAAAAGGGTAAAGATATCATAAGGGTTAAACCAGGTAAAAATTTATTTAATGTATTAATGGATAAGGGAATATTTATAGATAGTCCCTGCAATGGAAAAGGAATTTGTGGAAAATGTAAAGTTAAAGTAATAAAAGGATTAAAGGAACCTACTCCACTTGATATAAAACAGTTAACTAAAGAAGAGTTAGAAAGTGGATTTAGGTTATCCTGTAATTTTACTATAAATGAAGATGCAGAAATAGTACTTTTAGAAAAGAATAAAGATATGGAAGTATTAATAAATGGGACAGAACAGCAATATACTCTAGATACTGTAGTGAAGAAAAAATATTTAGTAATTGAGAAACCATCCATTAATGATCAACGAGATGATTATAGAAGGTTAAGTGATGCTTGTGAAAGTGATGATTTACTTATTGGTTTACAATATTTACCCCAAATAAGCAATTTGTTAAGGGGAGCTGATTTTAATGTTACCGCATCACTTTATAAGAATCGTCTTTTACATTTAGAAAAGGGTAACTGTTTGCAACAAAACTATGGATTGGCTGTAGATATAGGCACAACTACTATAGTAATCTATTTATTAAATCTAAATGATGGGAAAGTAATAGATATAGATTCAAGAGTTAATAACCAGAGGAGTTATGGGGCTGATGTGGTTTCAAGAATAAATTTTACTATTGAAAATCCAAAGGGATTAGGTATATTAAGGGACAATATTATAAGTCAGCTTAATGATATGATAGAACTGTTATGTAAAAAAAACAGCATAAGTGAAGATAATATATATGATATAGTTATTGTTGGAAATACTATTATGATTCACCTATTACTTGGACTTCCATGTGAAAATATAACTAAATCGCCATATATCCCAGTAGTTACAAAGGCACTGGAGCTTGAAGCTAAGGAGATAGGGATTAATACTAAAGGCATGGTAAGCTTACTTCCTGGTATATCAGCTTTTGTAGGAAGTGATATAACTGCGGGTATATTATCCTGTGGTATGTTAAATTCAGAAAAATACTCATTATTATTAGACCTTGGAACTAATGGAGAAATTGCGCTGGGCAATAAAAACGAAGTAGTAACTTGCTCTACGGCTGCTGGACCAGCTTTTGAAGGTACCAATATTAAGCATGGAATTGGTGCCGTAAAAGGAGCTATAAGCAAGGTTGATTTATCAAGGGATAAAATATATGAAACAATAGGAAATGAAAAACCCTGCGGAATATGCGGTTCAGGAGTGCTGGATGCTGTGGCACAGTTTGTGAAGTTTGGAATATTAGATGAAGCAGGTAGAATGGCAGGAGCGGACGAAGTGGAAAACAAGGATTATCAGAATAGGATTGTTGAGATAGATAATATGAGACAGTTTATTCTAGTACAAAATAGTATACATGAGGAAAGTATTACCTTTACACAAAAGGATGTACGAGAAGTTCAATTAGCAAAGGCTGCTGTATGTGCTGGTATCAAAATACTTTTAAAAGAAAAGAATATAAACTTTAATGAAATAGAAAAAGTGTACATTGGCGGTGGATTTGGTAATTATATGGATATAGAAAGTTCTATTGATATAGGCATGATACCCAAAGAGCTCAAGGGTAAGATTGAATCTGTTGGCAATTGTGCAGGTGGTGGAGCTAAAACATATTTGTTGTCAAAACAAATAAGAGAAAGTGCAGTAGATATTATTAATAAAACGACATATATAGAGTTATCAAAAAGGGAAGATTTTCAGGAATATTTTATAGATTCTATGATACTGGATTAA
- a CDS encoding methyltetrahydrofolate cobalamin methyltransferase — MIIIGEKINGAIPSTGKAIAAKDAEFIKNLAIKQTEAGADFIDVCASVDDDIELETMKWLIDIVQDATDVPIAVDSPNAHTCVEAMKYCKKPGLFNSVSMEGDKIDVAFPAIADTKWQCVALLNSDKGIPKTAKDRLDVFADLMAKAKEYNIDPSRMHIDPLIEMLCTSEEGITMVTEVMKKIKELYPTIHVVGAVSNISFNIPARKIVNQAFAVLAMNAGMDSFILDPLNQDLVGMLFATEALLGEDEYCMEYIRAYREGIFGKKK, encoded by the coding sequence ATGATAATAATTGGTGAAAAAATTAATGGAGCAATTCCTTCCACGGGTAAAGCTATTGCAGCAAAGGATGCAGAATTTATAAAAAATCTTGCAATAAAGCAAACAGAAGCAGGTGCAGATTTTATTGATGTTTGTGCTTCAGTAGATGATGACATTGAACTGGAAACAATGAAATGGCTTATAGACATTGTACAGGATGCAACCGATGTGCCAATCGCAGTTGACAGTCCTAATGCCCACACATGTGTAGAAGCCATGAAATACTGTAAGAAGCCGGGCCTTTTCAATTCTGTGTCAATGGAAGGGGACAAGATTGACGTAGCATTCCCTGCAATTGCTGATACAAAATGGCAGTGTGTTGCGCTCTTGAACAGCGACAAAGGAATTCCAAAGACTGCTAAAGACCGTTTGGATGTATTTGCAGATTTAATGGCAAAAGCAAAAGAATATAATATAGATCCGTCTAGGATGCATATTGATCCCTTGATTGAAATGCTGTGTACATCAGAAGAAGGGATTACTATGGTAACCGAAGTTATGAAGAAAATCAAAGAATTGTATCCTACGATTCATGTTGTTGGAGCTGTTAGTAATATCTCCTTTAATATTCCAGCCAGAAAAATTGTCAATCAGGCATTTGCAGTATTGGCTATGAATGCAGGAATGGACAGCTTTATTCTTGATCCATTAAATCAGGATTTGGTAGGAATGTTGTTTGCAACAGAAGCACTATTAGGTGAAGACGAGTACTGCATGGAATATATTAGAGCATATAGAGAGGGGATATTTGGTAAAAAGAAATAA
- a CDS encoding corrinoid protein, with translation MSKIEEVKVNLEAGKTKLIKGLVQEALDEGSKAEDILQAMIDSMGVVGDKFSTGEIFVPEMLIAAKAMSRGVEVLKPHLASGSSASLGTCIIGTVAGDLHDIGKNLVSMMMESTGFKIVDLGVDVPADRFVEAVKANENVKIVACSALLTTTMAALKKTVETLRKSGLKGFKIMVGGAPVTAEFAASIGADAYTPDAGSAAVKAKELATA, from the coding sequence ATGTCCAAAATTGAAGAAGTAAAAGTTAATTTAGAGGCAGGTAAAACTAAACTTATTAAAGGATTGGTGCAGGAAGCACTAGATGAGGGAAGCAAAGCAGAAGATATACTTCAAGCTATGATTGATTCAATGGGTGTTGTAGGAGATAAGTTCTCCACAGGAGAAATATTCGTACCTGAAATGCTAATAGCAGCAAAAGCAATGTCAAGAGGTGTAGAAGTGCTTAAACCCCATCTTGCAAGCGGGTCTTCAGCTTCCTTAGGCACATGTATTATTGGCACAGTAGCAGGAGATTTACATGATATTGGGAAAAATCTAGTTTCAATGATGATGGAAAGTACTGGATTCAAAATAGTAGATCTTGGCGTAGATGTACCTGCTGATAGATTTGTTGAAGCAGTTAAGGCAAATGAAAATGTAAAAATAGTAGCATGTTCAGCACTTCTTACTACAACAATGGCAGCTTTGAAGAAGACAGTTGAGACTTTAAGAAAAAGTGGATTAAAAGGATTCAAGATAATGGTTGGTGGTGCTCCTGTAACAGCTGAATTTGCAGCTTCAATAGGGGCAGATGCATATACACCTGATGCAGGTAGCGCTGCAGTTAAGGCTAAAGAATTGGCAACGGCATAA
- a CDS encoding uroporphyrinogen decarboxylase family protein, giving the protein MLTKKQNLLETIKGGNPDRFVNQYEFLNMIMEMPLGVKSQYGGTWKDKWGITWQWPEGQLGAFPVHDAEHIVLKDITEWKESVKIPTIPTSDEAWAPAIAHANSVDRNEEFVAPFYAPGVFEMTHHLMGMENALMGLYEEPEAMHELIDAITQYELDAAKVIVEKIHPDCIFHHDDWGSQKNSFVAPKMFEEFFFPAYKKIYGYYKANGVELIVHHSDSYAANLVPYMIELGIDIWQGVMNTNNIPELIKQYGGKISFMGGLHSGLIDFPDWTLENCIKHVEEACKANGKKYFIPCLTAGLPQGYFPNVYETVSKAIDEMSKKMF; this is encoded by the coding sequence ATGCTAACTAAAAAACAGAATTTACTTGAAACTATTAAAGGTGGAAATCCGGATCGTTTTGTTAATCAATATGAATTTTTGAATATGATCATGGAAATGCCTTTGGGAGTTAAGTCCCAATACGGTGGTACTTGGAAAGATAAGTGGGGGATAACATGGCAATGGCCAGAAGGTCAACTTGGTGCGTTCCCTGTTCATGATGCAGAACACATAGTTTTAAAAGATATTACTGAATGGAAGGAATCCGTTAAAATTCCTACAATTCCGACTTCCGATGAAGCCTGGGCTCCGGCTATTGCTCATGCCAATTCTGTTGACCGTAATGAAGAATTCGTGGCACCTTTCTATGCCCCGGGTGTCTTTGAAATGACACATCATCTTATGGGTATGGAAAATGCCTTAATGGGTTTATATGAAGAGCCTGAAGCTATGCATGAATTAATTGACGCCATTACGCAGTATGAGCTGGATGCTGCAAAAGTGATAGTTGAAAAAATCCATCCGGATTGTATTTTCCATCATGATGATTGGGGCAGCCAAAAAAACTCTTTTGTGGCTCCTAAAATGTTTGAAGAGTTCTTTTTCCCTGCTTATAAAAAAATCTATGGTTACTATAAAGCCAATGGTGTTGAATTGATTGTTCACCACAGTGATTCTTATGCTGCTAACCTGGTTCCATATATGATTGAATTGGGCATCGATATCTGGCAAGGTGTTATGAACACTAATAACATTCCTGAACTGATCAAGCAATATGGTGGAAAAATATCCTTTATGGGAGGGCTCCACAGTGGTTTGATTGACTTTCCGGATTGGACACTTGAAAATTGTATCAAACATGTGGAAGAAGCTTGCAAAGCTAATGGAAAAAAATACTTTATTCCATGCCTGACTGCGGGTTTACCTCAGGGGTATTTTCCAAATGTATATGAGACAGTAAGTAAGGCAATAGATGAAATGAGTAAAAAAATGTTTTAA
- a CDS encoding TetR-like C-terminal domain-containing protein codes for MGVKKLDRRVRKTKKALLQALTKLMYKKKVNNITVKELTDLADVNRSTFYLYYKDIFDMVDMIETELVNDFSEAYDKFSKEATTYDDLLSFFIYLFEFVQSNAEMFKIFLGYDGNYAFIEKFKDTIKHCQIPLDDTSSEAEAHYVMPFAISGCIGVIQQWLKDNMIVSPEDMAAILVKML; via the coding sequence ATGGGGGTAAAAAAACTTGATAGACGTGTGAGAAAAACTAAAAAGGCTCTACTTCAAGCCTTGACAAAACTTATGTATAAAAAGAAAGTTAATAATATTACAGTAAAAGAACTTACGGACTTAGCAGATGTTAACAGATCAACTTTTTATCTTTATTATAAAGACATATTTGATATGGTAGATATGATAGAAACTGAATTGGTTAATGATTTTAGTGAAGCTTATGACAAATTTTCAAAGGAAGCTACAACCTATGATGACTTACTATCTTTTTTTATATATCTATTTGAGTTTGTACAATCTAATGCTGAAATGTTTAAAATATTTTTAGGATATGACGGTAACTACGCTTTTATAGAAAAGTTTAAAGATACTATAAAACACTGCCAGATTCCTCTAGACGATACATCCTCGGAAGCAGAAGCTCACTATGTTATGCCTTTCGCTATATCAGGCTGTATTGGAGTAATACAACAGTGGTTAAAAGATAACATGATTGTTTCTCCTGAAGATATGGCTGCCATTCTTGTTAAAATGCTTTAA
- a CDS encoding efflux RND transporter periplasmic adaptor subunit yields MRKFIYKFKYICSAVKKLSKKRKMVCICLAVVTIAVLSTYFIIGGKSDEEKMYTRNYPVKTLEIKSGSYPMSLQYQGLTGGSEVRKLSFKSSAKIFKVYVSKGQHVKKGDKLVDLDKSDLNFAAQAAKSQVDAASAQYNKSVNGAQQEDVSKAQIAVKNSQDSNNYYKDLYDKYCKLSDAGAISKQELDDVKLQLDNSQNALNSAQQSLEQVKNGSRDEDKKSLLAQLNEAKANYDSKENLIQDASMAADQNGYVVDILGKEGEMQQAGDPVVLFRSENEVITVGLSDDDVKKVKVGTNAKVKIGDDSAEGQIINVVQMADSKSGTYSAEIKLLKPIDNNKYYIGETAAVYIDMGDKNAISIPISSVLNDGEDYVYVIENGHAVKKNITLGDTDEDRVSVDGLKSGDELVVQGMKSLKSGYKVTVK; encoded by the coding sequence ATGAGGAAATTTATATATAAATTTAAGTATATTTGTTCAGCAGTAAAAAAATTAAGTAAAAAAAGGAAAATGGTCTGCATCTGCTTGGCTGTTGTGACTATAGCAGTATTAAGCACATATTTTATAATTGGCGGAAAATCTGATGAGGAAAAAATGTATACGAGGAATTATCCAGTAAAAACTTTAGAAATTAAGAGTGGTAGTTATCCTATGTCACTGCAATATCAGGGGCTAACTGGAGGTAGTGAAGTTAGAAAATTATCTTTTAAGAGTTCAGCTAAAATTTTTAAAGTATATGTATCTAAAGGTCAGCATGTAAAAAAAGGTGATAAGTTGGTGGATCTTGATAAAAGTGATCTTAATTTTGCAGCACAAGCTGCTAAATCTCAAGTTGATGCTGCTTCTGCACAGTATAATAAGTCGGTAAATGGTGCGCAGCAGGAAGATGTAAGTAAAGCACAGATAGCAGTTAAAAATTCACAAGATAGTAATAATTATTATAAAGATTTGTATGATAAATACTGTAAATTAAGTGATGCAGGGGCCATTTCGAAACAAGAATTAGATGATGTCAAGTTACAATTAGACAATTCTCAAAATGCATTAAACAGTGCACAGCAGAGTCTTGAACAAGTGAAAAATGGTTCCAGAGATGAGGATAAAAAGTCACTGTTAGCACAATTAAATGAAGCAAAAGCAAATTACGATTCAAAAGAAAATTTAATTCAAGATGCATCTATGGCAGCAGACCAAAATGGATATGTGGTAGATATACTGGGCAAAGAAGGAGAAATGCAGCAGGCAGGAGACCCGGTAGTTTTGTTTAGAAGTGAAAATGAAGTCATTACAGTTGGACTTTCAGATGATGATGTAAAGAAAGTAAAAGTTGGTACAAATGCAAAGGTTAAGATAGGGGATGACAGTGCTGAAGGGCAAATCATAAATGTAGTTCAAATGGCTGACAGTAAGTCTGGAACATATAGTGCAGAAATTAAACTTTTAAAACCAATAGATAATAATAAATATTATATAGGAGAAACAGCAGCAGTTTATATAGATATGGGAGATAAGAATGCAATATCTATTCCAATTAGTTCCGTTTTAAACGATGGTGAAGATTATGTTTATGTGATTGAAAATGGACATGCTGTTAAGAAAAATATAACTTTAGGTGATACTGATGAAGATAGAGTTTCAGTGGACGGTTTAAAAAGTGGAGATGAACTCGTAGTTCAAGGAATGAAAAGCCTAAAATCAGGATATAAAGTTACGGTTAAATAA
- a CDS encoding efflux RND transporter permease subunit, with protein sequence MGLIRAAIKNKKIVLFLVAIVIIGGFYCYSGISKQETPDVASPAAMITTVYPGASSSDIEKLVTKKVEQKVEEVDGCDYVESYSESNASIVIIYLNNDADQDKAWRDLRDKVKDLKSDLPNGCNDSEINTNLAETAGIIISVSGNNYSYQQLGSYADDIKKQLRDTSGISRIDVKGKQDRQVKVQVDWNKINKYQVSTADVCSVLSAQNVDIPSGALNLATGKIKVNTPGMFSSLHDIENTVVGVSSSTGETVRIKDIAKVYMDYDDDSSYKFTDNGQNAVLLAGYFQKNKNIVPIGKDITKKLDTIKKQMPKDLTIDEITFQPKDVSDSVSFFMKNLRDGIILVIVTVLIGMGFRNSMVVSAVIPISICMTFIIMYALGIKVEQMSTTALIIALGILVDDAIVIGDVIQVGIDEGMTRDKAAFNGIKKLFVPVFTSTLIIVGAFLPLLSISGEVGEFLKSLPQVVIICVICSYLSALFVTPVMSALFFRKSKEIARKNPIRRMFENLLKYGLKHKKSIIGAALAVFVVALILIKTLGMQLFPYVDKNEVYIDVANEKFDDIKSTSKLVKNIEGVLKGQKEVTSYTSAIGGGMPPFYVTLPTVNPSNDKAQIMVKVDLDKTKKFNTRQELVEHIQEQLDSKISGGTATVKQLEEAVPIGAPVRLRITGDDLDQIENASEKIQQKLKNIPGTINIRDDAAKKSYQYEINIDEDRSSQLGVLKSDILQQINIALKGYTASVYRKNGSEYDIMVKTNISSVGDLKNLYIESSVTKNKVPLYEVASIKLNSELDEIKHYKEDRTITVYSDVKSGYNSVDIENSLKQKIDGMNLDSVKVIYDGEKAQINKYFTSLGIAGVLILAIVYILLFVQFKSFVQPLVIMCALPLSFIGVSIGLHAFGMDLSLTAFMGVISLIGVVIRNAILLIEYINNGREDGLSVDDACMYAVSQRFRPIILSSAATITALIPLAFSGSALFGPMSVAMMFGLLTATFLTFIVVPVIYSLVNNKLEGRLKKL encoded by the coding sequence ATGGGATTAATTAGGGCAGCTATAAAAAATAAAAAGATTGTATTATTCCTGGTGGCTATAGTTATAATTGGTGGTTTTTACTGTTATAGTGGTATTTCAAAACAGGAAACCCCGGATGTTGCATCTCCAGCAGCTATGATTACTACGGTTTATCCAGGTGCCTCATCTAGTGATATAGAAAAGTTAGTTACCAAAAAAGTTGAACAGAAGGTTGAAGAAGTTGATGGATGTGATTATGTAGAATCTTATTCAGAAAGCAATGCATCAATAGTTATTATATATTTAAACAATGATGCTGATCAAGATAAAGCTTGGAGAGATTTAAGAGACAAAGTAAAGGATTTGAAGTCTGATCTTCCAAATGGATGTAATGATAGTGAGATTAATACTAACCTTGCAGAAACGGCTGGTATTATAATAAGTGTATCAGGCAATAATTATTCTTATCAACAATTAGGAAGTTATGCTGATGATATAAAGAAGCAGCTTCGTGATACTAGTGGTATTTCTAGAATAGATGTAAAAGGTAAGCAGGACAGGCAAGTGAAAGTGCAGGTAGATTGGAACAAAATAAATAAGTATCAAGTATCTACAGCAGATGTTTGTTCTGTATTAAGTGCACAAAATGTAGATATACCATCGGGAGCTTTAAATTTAGCAACAGGTAAAATAAAAGTAAATACGCCGGGTATGTTTAGTTCACTGCATGATATAGAAAATACAGTTGTAGGAGTTTCAAGCAGTACTGGTGAAACCGTAAGAATCAAGGATATAGCTAAAGTGTATATGGATTATGATGATGATTCAAGTTATAAATTTACCGACAATGGCCAAAATGCGGTATTACTTGCAGGGTATTTTCAAAAAAATAAAAATATAGTTCCAATAGGAAAAGATATAACAAAAAAATTAGATACAATAAAAAAGCAGATGCCAAAGGATTTAACTATAGATGAGATTACTTTTCAACCTAAAGACGTAAGTGATTCTGTTTCTTTCTTTATGAAAAATCTTAGAGATGGAATAATACTTGTAATTGTAACTGTTCTTATAGGTATGGGCTTTAGAAATTCAATGGTAGTATCAGCAGTTATACCTATATCTATCTGTATGACATTTATCATTATGTATGCACTTGGAATTAAAGTTGAGCAGATGTCAACTACAGCACTTATTATAGCTCTTGGAATACTTGTTGATGATGCCATAGTAATAGGAGATGTTATACAGGTTGGAATAGATGAAGGCATGACAAGGGATAAAGCAGCATTTAATGGTATAAAGAAGCTGTTTGTTCCAGTATTTACGTCTACTCTAATTATTGTAGGAGCTTTTTTACCTCTATTATCTATATCAGGAGAAGTAGGTGAGTTTTTAAAAAGCCTGCCGCAAGTTGTTATAATATGTGTAATTTGCTCTTATTTATCCGCATTGTTTGTAACTCCAGTTATGTCTGCATTGTTTTTTAGAAAAAGCAAGGAAATTGCCAGAAAAAATCCAATTCGTAGGATGTTTGAGAACCTTTTAAAATATGGACTTAAACACAAGAAGAGTATCATTGGGGCAGCACTAGCTGTTTTTGTAGTAGCATTAATTTTAATTAAAACACTCGGAATGCAGCTTTTCCCATATGTAGATAAGAATGAAGTATACATAGATGTTGCAAATGAGAAATTTGATGATATAAAAAGTACCAGTAAGCTTGTAAAAAATATAGAAGGTGTATTAAAAGGACAAAAAGAAGTTACAAGTTATACTTCAGCTATAGGTGGTGGTATGCCTCCATTTTATGTAACATTGCCTACAGTTAATCCTTCTAATGATAAGGCTCAAATTATGGTAAAAGTAGATTTGGATAAGACTAAAAAGTTCAACACAAGACAGGAATTGGTTGAGCATATTCAAGAACAATTGGATAGCAAAATTTCAGGAGGTACAGCTACAGTAAAACAACTTGAAGAAGCAGTACCTATAGGGGCACCAGTGCGCTTGAGAATTACTGGAGATGATTTAGATCAGATTGAGAATGCTTCTGAAAAAATACAGCAGAAATTAAAAAATATACCGGGAACTATAAATATAAGAGATGATGCAGCTAAAAAAAGTTATCAGTATGAAATAAATATAGATGAAGATAGGTCATCACAACTTGGGGTATTAAAATCAGATATTCTGCAGCAGATAAATATTGCACTCAAAGGTTATACAGCTTCTGTTTATAGGAAAAATGGTAGTGAATATGATATTATGGTTAAAACAAATATTTCATCTGTAGGAGATCTTAAAAACTTATATATTGAATCAAGCGTTACCAAGAACAAAGTTCCTTTATATGAGGTGGCATCTATTAAGCTTAACTCAGAGCTGGATGAGATAAAGCACTATAAAGAGGATAGGACTATAACTGTTTATAGTGATGTTAAAAGTGGGTATAATTCAGTTGATATAGAAAATTCATTAAAGCAAAAAATAGATGGAATGAATTTAGACTCAGTAAAAGTTATATATGATGGGGAAAAGGCTCAAATAAATAAGTACTTTACAAGCCTTGGTATAGCAGGTGTACTTATTTTAGCAATAGTATATATACTTTTATTTGTTCAATTTAAATCATTTGTACAACCTCTTGTAATAATGTGTGCACTGCCGCTGTCTTTTATAGGAGTGTCAATAGGACTTCATGCTTTTGGAATGGATTTGTCACTTACAGCTTTTATGGGTGTAATAAGTTTAATTGGAGTTGTTATAAGAAATGCCATACTTCTTATTGAATATATAAATAATGGAAGAGAAGATGGGCTTTCTGTGGATGATGCTTGTATGTATGCTGTAAGTCAAAGATTCAGGCCTATAATATTGAGTTCTGCAGCGACTATTACAGCACTTATACCACTAGCTTTCTCAGGAAGTGCACTGTTTGGTCCTATGTCGGTTGCCATGATGTTTGGTCTTTTAACAGCTACTTTCCTAACATTTATTGTCGTTCCAGTAATTTATTCTTTAGTAAATAATAAACTTGAAGGTAGATTAAAAAAATTATAA
- a CDS encoding OsmC family protein: MLTLECDAKLDGTFKVCAKVGNHEYIMDHSIENGGNDEGAIPGQMLLVALAGCKLMVISSYAQKRRITLEECEAQITGDFDEIENGIGLNIKVDILVKTDADDKEIKKMNDFVDKNCSIAAILSQPNIVEGQIKRKK, translated from the coding sequence ATGTTAACACTTGAATGTGATGCAAAATTGGATGGAACATTTAAAGTATGTGCTAAAGTAGGAAATCATGAATACATTATGGACCATTCAATTGAGAATGGCGGAAATGATGAAGGTGCCATACCAGGTCAAATGTTATTAGTGGCTTTAGCTGGATGCAAGTTAATGGTGATAAGTAGTTATGCTCAGAAAAGGAGAATTACTTTAGAAGAATGTGAGGCTCAAATTACCGGTGATTTTGATGAAATTGAAAATGGGATAGGTTTAAACATCAAGGTGGATATTTTAGTTAAAACAGATGCAGATGACAAAGAAATTAAAAAGATGAATGATTTCGTTGATAAAAACTGTAGTATTGCAGCCATATTATCCCAGCCTAACATTGTCGAAGGACAAATAAAAAGGAAAAAATAA
- a CDS encoding YitT family protein, with protein MKFIMKFIKKDDIINVMLIIFGSFLGCISVNMFLTHAHLLSGGVTGIALIIQYLFKIQAGYVVLILNIPLFILSIIKLNKRFTIYSLIGMLTFAIGLILTQPISNILHINDNLLYCIYGGVLNGIGFGIVFSYHGSTGGLDIIAMLIRKKHSNFDIGKISFYINLIIVSISAFIFGIPNALYTLIAMYLTSAVLDKVVQGLYKSKSVIIITDKEKDVTKHILEDLNRGVTMLYGEGAYTEKQKKILFCIIPLSQLPELKRIVNSCDKNAFISISDASEIMGKGFKKAI; from the coding sequence ATGAAATTTATTATGAAATTTATAAAAAAAGATGACATTATAAATGTAATGCTTATTATTTTTGGAAGTTTTTTAGGATGTATTAGTGTCAACATGTTTTTAACTCATGCCCACTTATTAAGTGGTGGTGTTACTGGAATAGCTTTAATAATACAATATTTATTTAAAATACAAGCAGGGTATGTTGTACTTATATTAAATATTCCTCTATTTATTTTAAGTATAATAAAATTAAATAAACGATTTACTATCTATTCATTGATAGGCATGTTAACATTTGCAATAGGATTAATACTTACACAACCTATATCAAACATATTACATATTAATGATAATTTACTCTATTGTATTTATGGTGGAGTTTTAAATGGAATAGGATTTGGTATTGTTTTTTCATATCATGGGTCTACAGGTGGTTTGGACATAATAGCTATGCTCATTAGAAAAAAGCATTCTAATTTTGATATAGGAAAAATATCTTTTTATATAAATCTTATTATAGTTTCCATTAGTGCTTTTATATTTGGAATACCCAATGCTCTTTATACCTTAATAGCTATGTATTTAACATCTGCTGTACTCGATAAAGTAGTACAAGGGTTATATAAATCTAAATCGGTAATCATTATTACTGATAAAGAAAAAGACGTTACTAAACATATACTTGAAGACCTTAACCGTGGAGTAACAATGCTCTATGGAGAAGGTGCCTATACTGAAAAACAAAAAAAGATACTCTTTTGTATAATTCCTTTATCTCAATTACCTGAATTAAAAAGAATTGTTAATTCTTGTGATAAAAATGCTTTTATAAGTATATCTGATGCTTCTGAAATAATGGGAAAAGGATTTAAAAAAGCTATATAA